In the Staphylococcus condimenti genome, one interval contains:
- a CDS encoding 1,4-dihydroxy-2-naphthoate polyprenyltransferase, translated as MSNQYQQYSTVRKYWHLMRPHTLTASVVPVLVGTATAKLFLLGSEDHLKLSLFLAMLLACLLIQAATNMFNEYYDFKKGLDDHTSVGIGGAIVRNGMSPKLVMNLAIAFYVIAGLLGLFIAIQSSFLLIPVGIVCMAVGYLYTGGPFPISWTPFGELFAGVFMGLIIILISFFIQTDNIQGYAVWISVPIIITIGLINMANNIRDRVKDKQSGRKTLPILLGKNNSIRFMAVMYIVAYVWVIYTGFFVPGGSIFYLLALLSFPFPVKAIRRFKKNDTPAEMMPAMAATGKTNTVFGLLYALGIYISALLGGI; from the coding sequence ATGTCAAATCAATATCAGCAATATTCTACTGTACGAAAATACTGGCATTTAATGCGTCCCCACACACTAACAGCTTCAGTTGTTCCTGTTCTGGTTGGTACTGCAACTGCTAAGCTTTTTCTATTAGGCAGTGAAGATCATTTAAAACTCAGTCTATTTCTAGCAATGTTACTTGCATGTTTACTTATTCAAGCTGCCACTAATATGTTCAACGAATATTACGACTTTAAGAAAGGTCTAGACGATCATACTTCCGTTGGTATCGGCGGCGCGATTGTACGTAATGGTATGAGTCCAAAACTGGTTATGAATCTTGCTATTGCATTTTATGTTATCGCAGGATTGCTCGGTCTTTTTATCGCCATACAATCATCATTCTTATTAATACCAGTTGGAATTGTCTGCATGGCAGTCGGTTATCTTTACACAGGCGGACCATTCCCTATTTCTTGGACACCATTTGGAGAATTATTCGCCGGTGTGTTTATGGGGCTTATCATAATCTTAATTTCATTCTTTATTCAAACTGATAATATCCAAGGTTATGCAGTTTGGATCAGTGTCCCGATTATTATTACAATTGGTCTTATAAATATGGCAAATAATATCCGCGACCGTGTTAAAGATAAACAAAGCGGACGTAAAACTTTACCGATTTTATTAGGTAAAAATAATTCTATTCGCTTTATGGCAGTCATGTATATCGTTGCTTATGTTTGGGTCATTTATACAGGTTTCTTTGTTCCAGGCGGTTCAATCTTTTACCTACTTGCATTATTATCATTCCCATTCCCAGTAAAAGCGATTCGCCGTTTCAAGAAAAACGACACACCTGCTGAAATGATGCCTGCAATGGCGGCTACAGGCAAAACAAATACTGTATTTGGTCTGCTTTATGCTTTAGGTATTTATATCAGTGCCTTATTAGGCGGAATTTAA
- the menB gene encoding 1,4-dihydroxy-2-naphthoyl-CoA synthase, whose amino-acid sequence MTRQWETIKEYEEIKYEFFEGIAKITINRPEVRNAFTPKTVQEMIDAFSRARDDQNISTIILTGEGDLAFCSGGDQKVRGHGGYVGDDQIPRLNVLDLQRLIRVIPKPVVAMVKGYAIGGGNVLQVVCDLTIAADNAKFGQTGPKVGSFDAGYGSGYLARIVGHKKAREIWYLCRQYDAQQALDMGMANTVVPLDRIEDETVQWCKEMMQHSPTALRFLKAAMNADTDGLAGLQQMAGDATLLYYTTDEAKEGRDAFKEKRKPDFDKFPKFP is encoded by the coding sequence ATGACTAGACAGTGGGAAACAATTAAAGAATATGAAGAGATAAAATATGAATTTTTTGAAGGTATCGCTAAAATTACGATTAATCGTCCAGAAGTTCGTAATGCATTCACGCCTAAAACTGTTCAAGAAATGATTGATGCTTTTTCACGTGCACGTGATGATCAAAACATTTCAACTATTATTTTAACAGGAGAAGGCGATTTAGCATTCTGTTCAGGCGGAGACCAAAAAGTTCGTGGTCACGGCGGTTACGTTGGCGATGACCAGATTCCTCGTTTAAACGTACTTGATTTACAACGTTTAATCCGTGTCATTCCTAAACCAGTTGTCGCTATGGTAAAAGGTTATGCAATCGGTGGCGGTAACGTATTACAAGTTGTTTGTGACCTAACAATTGCTGCAGACAATGCTAAATTCGGTCAAACAGGCCCTAAAGTTGGTTCATTCGATGCTGGTTATGGTTCAGGCTATTTAGCAAGAATCGTTGGACATAAAAAAGCTCGTGAAATCTGGTACTTATGTCGTCAATATGATGCACAACAAGCATTAGATATGGGTATGGCTAATACTGTAGTACCATTAGATCGTATAGAAGATGAAACAGTACAATGGTGTAAAGAAATGATGCAACATTCTCCAACTGCTTTACGTTTCTTAAAAGCAGCAATGAATGCTGATACAGATGGATTAGCTGGCTTGCAACAAATGGCTGGAGATGCAACATTACTTTATTATACAACTGATGAAGCAAAAGAAGGTCGTGATGCGTTTAAAGAAAAACGCAAACCTGATTTTGATAAATTCCCTAAATTCCCTTAA
- a CDS encoding GNAT family N-acetyltransferase: MIRQAKFEDQHEIAELSYIIWEDMELPIVKKFEKAQVISWLEQAITKVPYRTFYENVLVYEIDGDVAGIIVTYKGEDEMHLEKNWLKLDLPEKVRKIGTPLPLKESKDDELYIETVAVFPQYRGKGIATQLMHYIIEEHRDKKLSLSCDYENNGAYQLYQRLGFETEGTIDLYGHEYRHMIINKKNTEQ; this comes from the coding sequence ATGATACGACAAGCTAAATTTGAAGATCAACATGAGATTGCAGAGTTATCTTATATTATTTGGGAGGATATGGAATTACCTATTGTAAAAAAATTTGAGAAAGCACAAGTTATATCATGGTTAGAACAAGCCATTACAAAAGTGCCATATCGAACTTTTTATGAAAATGTATTGGTTTATGAAATAGATGGAGATGTTGCAGGCATTATTGTCACATATAAAGGTGAAGATGAAATGCATTTAGAAAAAAATTGGTTAAAACTTGATTTGCCTGAAAAAGTACGTAAAATTGGAACGCCTTTACCTTTAAAAGAATCAAAAGATGATGAATTGTATATTGAGACTGTAGCTGTTTTTCCTCAATACCGCGGCAAAGGAATCGCAACACAACTTATGCATTATATTATAGAAGAACATAGAGATAAAAAGTTGAGTTTGAGTTGTGATTATGAAAATAATGGTGCATATCAACTTTATCAACGATTAGGTTTTGAAACGGAGGGAACGATAGATTTGTACGGTCATGAGTATCGTCATATGATTATAAATAAGAAAAACACTGAACAATAG
- a CDS encoding MarR family winged helix-turn-helix transcriptional regulator — protein sequence MANNQNSKFDQDLCFLFYITTKEIVNRFNKYLKQYNISFPNYIVLSYIKDGEEIYVKTLCDKLHLDSGTISPIVKRLEKKNLIKRMRLPEDERKVMLRLTQKGTSLKKEFSDISSHVVERLNLTEDEKLSYYNLMQTFVDKNLAEV from the coding sequence TTGGCTAATAATCAGAATAGCAAATTTGATCAAGACTTATGCTTTCTTTTTTACATTACGACTAAAGAAATAGTAAATCGTTTTAATAAGTATTTAAAGCAGTATAACATCAGTTTTCCGAATTATATTGTATTATCTTACATAAAAGATGGCGAAGAAATATATGTAAAAACACTTTGTGACAAATTGCATTTAGATTCTGGAACTATCAGTCCGATTGTTAAAAGATTAGAAAAGAAAAATTTAATTAAAAGAATGAGATTACCAGAAGATGAAAGAAAAGTTATGCTGCGTTTAACACAAAAAGGTACTTCTCTAAAAAAAGAATTTTCGGATATTTCAAGTCATGTAGTAGAGCGATTGAATTTAACTGAGGATGAAAAATTAAGTTATTATAACTTGATGCAAACCTTCGTTGATAAAAACTTAGCTGAAGTTTAA
- a CDS encoding YkvS family protein: MTVAEVGDIVEFYDGLRGRVEKINDNSVIVDLTIMENFEELDLPEKTVINHKRYKIVDQEG; this comes from the coding sequence ATGACTGTTGCAGAAGTAGGAGATATTGTAGAATTTTATGATGGACTTAGAGGTCGTGTTGAAAAAATTAATGATAATTCAGTGATTGTTGATTTAACAATTATGGAAAACTTTGAAGAATTAGATTTACCGGAAAAAACGGTGATTAATCATAAACGCTATAAGATAGTTGATCAAGAAGGTTAA
- the menD gene encoding 2-succinyl-5-enolpyruvyl-6-hydroxy-3-cyclohexene-1-carboxylic-acid synthase has product MDNHQNLLTKQVFAMASEMYAYGIREVVISPGSRSTPLALAFEAHPNIKTWIHPDERSASFFALGLIKGSNRPVAILCTSGTAATNYSSAVAESDISNLPLVVLTSDRPHELRGIGAPQTLNQVNMFQNFVRHQFDMPLADDSDGAVEVVKYQMQIASQFFQGPQRGPVHFNLPFREPLTPNFDMTDLLLSEKKEIPTYQKTASIDNIIPILKRKKGIIIVGDMQHQDARELLPFATVHDLPILAGPLSGLRQSEHPNVISTYDLLYRAGFNPDVDFVIRVGKPVLSKKLNQWLKTSDAYQILVQNSALPDAFPVPSNITFEMSANDFFRSLGEVPVVHRQSWLTQWQKMNYQAIAEVESYVNHATDEAANIGVLLEKLTEEDTLFVSNSMPIRDIDNLFVKGKVQIYANRGANGIDGVISTALGMAVHKKVTLLIGDLAFYHDMNGLLMAKLNDIHINIVLLNNDGGGIFSYLPQKKSAAQYFERLFGTPTHLEFKHAALLYDFGYKYLETVEDFKYTSLSQLDSYIYELRTDREDNLQQHQILYKKLSEIVNA; this is encoded by the coding sequence ATGGATAACCATCAAAATTTATTAACTAAACAAGTATTTGCAATGGCATCTGAGATGTATGCTTATGGAATAAGAGAAGTAGTTATCAGTCCAGGGTCACGATCTACTCCGCTTGCTTTAGCATTTGAAGCACATCCAAATATAAAAACGTGGATTCATCCAGATGAACGAAGCGCATCTTTTTTTGCGCTGGGATTAATTAAAGGAAGTAATCGCCCGGTTGCTATTTTATGTACCTCAGGAACAGCAGCAACTAATTATTCTTCGGCTGTTGCTGAAAGTGATATCAGTAACCTGCCGCTTGTTGTTTTAACGAGCGATAGACCCCATGAGTTACGTGGAATTGGTGCGCCGCAAACTTTGAATCAAGTCAATATGTTTCAAAATTTTGTGCGTCATCAATTTGATATGCCGCTTGCCGATGATTCAGATGGAGCGGTTGAAGTTGTAAAATATCAAATGCAAATTGCAAGTCAATTTTTCCAAGGGCCACAACGAGGACCTGTACACTTTAATTTACCGTTCAGAGAGCCGCTTACACCTAATTTCGATATGACAGATTTATTACTATCAGAAAAAAAAGAGATACCGACTTATCAAAAGACGGCTTCAATTGATAATATCATTCCAATACTGAAAAGAAAGAAAGGTATTATCATTGTAGGAGATATGCAACATCAAGATGCACGAGAATTGTTGCCTTTTGCCACTGTACACGATTTGCCGATACTTGCAGGTCCTTTAAGCGGGTTGAGACAATCAGAGCATCCTAATGTTATTTCGACTTACGATTTATTGTATCGTGCTGGTTTTAATCCTGATGTTGATTTTGTTATTAGAGTAGGCAAACCTGTTTTGTCTAAAAAATTGAACCAATGGTTAAAAACTTCGGATGCGTATCAAATATTAGTACAAAATAGTGCGCTGCCTGATGCTTTTCCAGTTCCTTCAAATATTACATTTGAAATGTCTGCAAATGATTTCTTCAGATCTCTTGGAGAAGTACCGGTTGTACATCGCCAATCATGGTTGACACAATGGCAAAAGATGAATTATCAAGCTATCGCAGAAGTTGAAAGTTATGTAAATCATGCAACAGATGAAGCTGCGAATATAGGTGTTTTATTAGAGAAACTAACTGAAGAAGATACATTGTTTGTCAGCAACAGCATGCCTATTAGAGATATAGACAATTTATTTGTGAAAGGCAAAGTACAAATCTATGCGAACAGAGGTGCAAATGGCATTGATGGTGTCATTTCAACTGCGCTCGGCATGGCAGTACACAAAAAAGTCACGTTGCTTATCGGCGACTTAGCTTTTTATCATGATATGAATGGCTTGTTGATGGCCAAATTGAATGATATTCATATTAATATTGTGTTATTGAACAATGATGGAGGAGGCATTTTCTCTTATCTTCCTCAAAAAAAATCAGCTGCACAATACTTTGAACGTTTATTCGGTACACCAACTCATTTAGAATTTAAACATGCTGCGTTACTTTATGATTTTGGTTATAAATATTTGGAAACAGTGGAAGATTTTAAATACACATCATTATCTCAACTGGATTCTTATATTTACGAACTGCGTACAGATCGTGAAGATAATCTTCAACAACATCAAATTTTATATAAGAAATTGAGTGAAATTGTTAATGCTTAA
- a CDS encoding IDEAL domain-containing protein → MNHNINVKNGTLQAFVANVNDLGVELVIDQALRNVRKEKLTELIDQALVNKDEEAFNRYTAEYNQLEDVLIG, encoded by the coding sequence ATGAATCACAATATCAATGTAAAAAATGGGACGCTACAAGCATTTGTGGCAAATGTGAATGATTTAGGAGTAGAACTTGTAATTGATCAAGCATTACGTAATGTTCGAAAAGAGAAATTGACTGAGCTTATTGATCAAGCACTTGTTAATAAAGACGAAGAAGCTTTTAATCGATATACTGCAGAATATAATCAATTGGAGGATGTTTTAATTGGATAA
- a CDS encoding aminotransferase class I/II-fold pyridoxal phosphate-dependent enzyme codes for MKLSLNNQSKFLRAPSIRQFSSRIKNIPDCINLTIGQPDFPMPDVVKEAYIKAIKENQTSYSHNKGLMETRTAIRNYFKQRYDFDYTEEEIIVTNGASEAIDTALRSILEPGDEIILPSPIYAGYIPLIETLGGNPVYVDTTQTNFKITPEAIKNNITPKTKAIMLNYPTNPTGVILSHEEAAALAEELKQHEIFILSDEIYAENTFKGQHTSLAEFPEIRDQLLLISGLSKSHSATGIRIGFLLGPEYLIEKLTFMHAYNTICANVPAQIATIAALTDGIDAPQNMNEAYKERLAYLKSRLLKMGFKLDAEPEGAFYIFPSLAQFGIDDDFQFCVDALEKGHIAMVPGSSFTDAGSGHIRISYAYDLETIKEGMDRLENFLNSYVK; via the coding sequence GTGAAACTATCTTTAAATAACCAATCTAAATTTTTACGTGCTCCAAGTATTCGTCAATTTTCAAGCCGCATTAAAAATATACCTGATTGTATCAACCTTACTATTGGACAACCTGATTTTCCGATGCCTGATGTTGTAAAAGAAGCATACATCAAAGCTATCAAAGAAAACCAAACGAGTTATTCTCACAATAAAGGTTTAATGGAAACAAGAACAGCGATAAGAAACTATTTTAAACAACGTTATGACTTTGATTATACAGAAGAAGAAATTATTGTTACGAATGGCGCAAGCGAAGCTATCGATACAGCTTTAAGAAGTATCTTAGAGCCTGGTGATGAAATTATACTCCCAAGCCCTATTTATGCAGGTTATATACCTTTAATCGAAACTTTAGGTGGAAATCCAGTTTACGTTGATACAACACAAACTAATTTTAAAATTACTCCAGAAGCAATTAAAAATAATATAACACCAAAGACCAAAGCAATTATGCTTAATTATCCAACCAATCCAACAGGCGTAATTTTAAGTCATGAAGAGGCTGCTGCGCTTGCTGAAGAATTAAAGCAACACGAAATATTTATTTTAAGTGATGAAATATACGCTGAGAATACTTTTAAAGGACAACATACTTCTTTAGCAGAATTCCCAGAAATTCGAGACCAGTTGCTCTTAATTAGCGGCTTAAGCAAATCTCATTCAGCAACTGGAATACGTATCGGTTTTTTATTAGGACCAGAATATTTAATTGAAAAACTGACTTTCATGCATGCTTATAATACAATCTGTGCAAATGTACCTGCTCAAATCGCTACTATTGCTGCTTTAACAGATGGAATAGATGCACCTCAAAATATGAACGAAGCATACAAAGAACGCTTGGCATATTTGAAATCTCGCTTATTAAAAATGGGATTTAAATTAGATGCTGAACCAGAAGGTGCTTTTTACATCTTTCCTAGTTTAGCACAGTTTGGTATAGATGATGATTTTCAATTTTGTGTAGATGCTTTAGAAAAAGGACATATAGCCATGGTACCTGGTTCTTCATTTACAGATGCTGGCAGTGGCCATATCCGTATTTCTTATGCGTATGATCTTGAAACAATAAAAGAAGGCATGGACCGTTTAGAAAACTTTTTAAATAGTTATGTCAAATAA
- a CDS encoding lipoate--protein ligase, which yields MKFVSNNNITDPKLNLAMEEYVLKYLPQDSDYFLFYINRPSIIIGKNQNTIEEVNQHYVEEHNIDVVRRISGGGAVYHDFGNLNFSFITDDDGNSFHNFKKFTQPIVQALNSMGVDAEMTGRNDIQVGQAKISGNAMVKVKNRMFSHGTLMLDSDLDEVQNALRVNPAKIQSKGIKSVRKRVANISEFLEEPIDIEAFKQIILKHIFGEHEVEEYKLTDEDWKNIEALSDEKYRTWDWNYGKNPKYNFEREEKFEKGFVQIKLHVKRGRIEHAKIFGDFFGVGDVTDLEEALIGSLHNFESIEEALSEFDLYHYFGDIPREELIRLMS from the coding sequence TTGAAATTTGTAAGCAATAATAATATAACAGACCCCAAACTTAATTTAGCAATGGAAGAATATGTTTTAAAATACCTTCCTCAAGATAGTGATTATTTCTTATTCTATATTAACCGCCCATCAATTATTATTGGAAAAAACCAAAATACAATTGAAGAGGTTAATCAACACTATGTAGAAGAACATAATATAGATGTAGTGCGCAGAATATCAGGCGGTGGCGCAGTCTACCATGATTTCGGCAATCTAAATTTCAGCTTCATCACTGATGATGATGGAAACAGTTTCCATAACTTCAAAAAATTTACTCAACCTATTGTTCAAGCGTTAAATAGTATGGGTGTAGATGCTGAAATGACAGGAAGAAATGATATTCAAGTTGGTCAAGCCAAAATTTCAGGTAACGCAATGGTTAAAGTCAAAAATCGTATGTTCAGTCATGGAACATTGATGCTTGATAGTGATTTAGATGAAGTTCAAAATGCATTGCGTGTAAATCCTGCTAAAATCCAGTCTAAAGGTATCAAATCAGTTAGAAAACGAGTTGCTAATATATCTGAATTCCTTGAAGAACCAATTGATATCGAAGCTTTTAAACAAATTATTTTGAAACATATCTTTGGTGAACATGAAGTTGAAGAATATAAATTAACTGATGAAGACTGGAAAAATATTGAAGCTTTAAGTGATGAAAAATACCGCACTTGGGATTGGAATTACGGTAAAAATCCTAAATATAACTTCGAACGTGAAGAGAAATTTGAAAAAGGCTTTGTTCAAATTAAATTACATGTTAAAAGAGGTCGTATCGAACACGCTAAAATATTCGGAGATTTCTTCGGCGTAGGAGATGTCACTGATTTAGAAGAAGCTTTAATCGGCAGCTTGCATAATTTTGAAAGTATCGAAGAAGCGCTTTCGGAATTTGATTTATATCATTATTTCGGAGATATACCGCGCGAAGAATTAATCAGACTGATGTCTTAA
- the menH gene encoding 2-succinyl-6-hydroxy-2,4-cyclohexadiene-1-carboxylate synthase: MLNYNFYENKSEEHSNHLLVMLHGFISDASMFDAHIEKLREQVSVLTIELPGHGADYSLDTETWDFNFIQQQLDEVLQKFRKYNITMHGYSMGGRTALYYALHGKIKLEGLILESASPGIQDNASRSERIQVDEARAKVLEIAGIEVFVNDWEKLPLFASQAEMMSENERKRIRKMRLAQNPQRLAKALRDYGTGNMPNLWPELNELSIPVCIIVGERDEKFVNIAEKMKDCISHCEVHIVSQAGHTVHVEDTAQFDIIVLGFLNKEEQND; this comes from the coding sequence ATGCTTAATTATAATTTTTATGAAAATAAGTCTGAAGAACATTCTAACCATCTATTGGTTATGTTACACGGTTTTATAAGTGATGCGTCTATGTTTGATGCACATATTGAAAAATTAAGAGAACAAGTTTCGGTCTTAACAATTGAATTGCCAGGTCATGGAGCAGATTATAGCTTAGATACAGAGACTTGGGATTTTAATTTTATTCAACAGCAATTAGATGAGGTACTGCAGAAATTTCGCAAGTATAATATTACTATGCACGGTTATTCTATGGGCGGACGTACCGCTTTATATTATGCACTCCATGGAAAAATCAAATTAGAGGGACTAATCTTAGAAAGTGCTTCACCAGGTATTCAAGACAATGCATCGCGCAGTGAACGTATACAAGTGGATGAAGCACGCGCTAAGGTATTAGAAATAGCAGGTATTGAAGTGTTTGTTAATGATTGGGAAAAACTACCATTATTTGCAAGCCAAGCTGAAATGATGAGTGAAAATGAACGAAAACGTATCCGTAAGATGCGGTTAGCGCAAAATCCTCAACGATTAGCAAAAGCATTAAGAGATTATGGTACAGGTAATATGCCTAATCTATGGCCAGAACTGAATGAACTTTCTATTCCTGTATGTATCATAGTCGGCGAGCGAGATGAAAAGTTTGTAAATATTGCAGAAAAGATGAAAGATTGTATTTCACATTGCGAAGTACACATAGTATCACAAGCAGGGCATACAGTTCATGTGGAAGATACAGCACAATTTGATATAATAGTATTAGGTTTTTTAAATAAGGAGGAGCAAAATGACTAG
- a CDS encoding type II CAAX prenyl endopeptidase Rce1 family protein has product MKTNTKALLWFIISFIIFHTILFIMWGERQEYWYLYTGIMLFAGISYVFYQRDIASKRLLPSIGIGLITAVVLIIVQLIMSLMSQEVTYTSLIKDLSRSGVYFKWQILVTLLFVIPCHELYMRTVLQKQLLNLKLPAWAAIVITALCSASLFFYFDKIWVCIFVFIVQIILSLSYFYTRRIITTSIAQIVAVVLLLIFHG; this is encoded by the coding sequence ATGAAAACAAATACTAAAGCTTTGTTGTGGTTTATAATCAGCTTTATTATATTCCACACCATATTATTTATCATGTGGGGAGAACGACAAGAATACTGGTATCTATATACTGGAATCATGTTGTTTGCTGGAATCAGTTATGTGTTTTATCAACGCGATATTGCATCTAAACGATTATTGCCATCGATTGGTATTGGACTAATCACAGCTGTTGTTTTAATAATTGTACAACTTATCATGTCATTGATGTCTCAAGAAGTGACTTATACGTCATTAATAAAAGACTTATCACGATCAGGAGTATATTTTAAATGGCAGATTTTAGTTACGTTATTATTTGTAATCCCTTGTCATGAGCTTTATATGCGTACTGTATTGCAAAAACAACTATTAAACTTAAAATTGCCTGCATGGGCAGCAATTGTGATTACTGCTTTATGTTCAGCATCTTTGTTTTTCTATTTTGACAAAATTTGGGTATGTATATTTGTTTTTATTGTTCAAATTATTTTATCTCTCAGCTATTTTTATACACGCCGTATTATTACAACTTCAATTGCACAAATTGTGGCAGTTGTATTATTGCTGATTTTTCATGGTTAA
- a CDS encoding isochorismate synthase gives MTVSVKDDQILDAIYENSESWVSVEIKIDQPTNPIMLFQMTEGQAQDRFYFKDNSGKTAFFGYDALLKLKNNHENKQSIFREWEKYKENIALIHPDTPKHHLKVCGGFQFSSHKSDDEWRQFGLNHFVLPKVLITMEKNETILTYTVPRETFDIEDLKALANKIASTEVQPTHANGDIKRSEDIYKDEWLNIVREAIDTMNEDEKIVLARRRMIQFKKDIDIAYVLENALKNESNSYIFVMESDQSIFFSQTPEQLMEVENNVLSTKAVAGTIKRTNDEAEDKKHLNAFLQDEKNLHEHRFVVQSILDDIEPYVGDVEYNKHPKILKNDHLYHLYTEISGELKDKTYIGLLDRLHPTPALGGFPKEKAVDFIEQKEFGTRGLYGSPVGYIDMDDNCQFIVAIRSMLIKKNQATLFAGCGIIKQSEPESELAETTLKFTPMMNALGVENHG, from the coding sequence ATGACTGTAAGTGTTAAGGATGATCAAATTCTCGACGCCATTTATGAAAATTCAGAGTCCTGGGTTTCTGTCGAGATTAAAATTGACCAGCCGACAAATCCGATTATGCTCTTTCAAATGACTGAGGGACAAGCTCAAGACCGTTTTTATTTTAAAGACAACTCTGGGAAAACAGCATTTTTCGGATATGATGCACTATTAAAATTGAAAAATAATCATGAAAATAAACAATCTATTTTTCGAGAATGGGAGAAATATAAAGAAAATATTGCACTCATCCATCCGGATACACCTAAACACCATCTGAAAGTTTGCGGTGGTTTTCAATTTTCAAGTCACAAATCAGATGATGAATGGCGCCAATTCGGATTGAATCACTTTGTATTGCCGAAAGTACTGATTACAATGGAAAAAAATGAAACAATTTTAACCTATACAGTACCTAGAGAGACATTTGACATAGAGGATTTAAAAGCGCTTGCGAATAAAATTGCGAGTACAGAAGTTCAACCGACACATGCGAATGGAGATATTAAACGCAGTGAAGATATTTATAAAGATGAGTGGTTGAATATTGTTCGAGAAGCAATTGATACAATGAATGAAGACGAAAAAATCGTTCTAGCACGTCGTCGCATGATTCAATTTAAAAAAGATATTGATATTGCTTATGTATTAGAAAATGCACTGAAAAATGAATCAAACAGCTATATTTTTGTGATGGAGTCTGATCAATCTATTTTCTTTTCACAAACACCCGAACAATTGATGGAAGTAGAAAATAATGTTTTATCAACAAAAGCAGTCGCAGGTACAATTAAACGTACAAATGATGAAGCAGAAGATAAAAAACATTTAAATGCATTTTTACAAGATGAAAAGAATTTACATGAACATCGCTTCGTTGTTCAAAGTATTTTGGATGATATTGAACCTTATGTTGGTGATGTAGAGTATAATAAACACCCGAAAATTTTAAAAAATGACCATCTTTATCATTTATATACTGAAATTTCTGGTGAACTCAAAGATAAAACGTATATCGGCCTATTAGATCGTTTGCATCCTACGCCCGCTCTTGGCGGATTTCCGAAAGAAAAGGCTGTTGATTTTATAGAGCAGAAAGAGTTTGGTACGCGTGGATTATATGGATCACCTGTAGGTTATATTGATATGGATGATAATTGTCAATTTATCGTCGCAATACGTTCTATGTTGATTAAGAAAAATCAGGCAACATTATTTGCTGGCTGTGGAATTATTAAGCAATCAGAACCGGAAAGTGAATTAGCAGAGACAACACTCAAGTTTACACCGATGATGAATGCTTTAGGAGTCGAAAATCATGGATAA
- a CDS encoding TM2 domain-containing protein, translating into MRVNKVIYIALAIFLGSFGIHKFYSGQKGLGIIFLLFFWTGIPHIIAIIDAIITLFFKPADEDGNIAFN; encoded by the coding sequence ATGCGAGTAAATAAAGTGATTTATATTGCTCTTGCAATCTTTTTAGGTAGCTTCGGCATTCATAAGTTTTATTCTGGCCAAAAAGGATTAGGGATTATTTTCTTGCTATTCTTCTGGACAGGTATCCCGCATATTATTGCAATTATTGATGCTATTATCACATTATTCTTTAAACCTGCAGATGAAGACGGAAATATTGCTTTTAATTAA